Proteins from one Pontibacter korlensis genomic window:
- a CDS encoding HupE/UreJ family protein has product MSSVFYTYIELGFHHIFDFKAYDHMLFLLALSAIYTLQDWKKVLALVTSFTIGHSITLALATFNIIKFDTALIEFLIPVTILFTCITNFFKLKGAATKQRTILSLHNLMAVFFGLIHGMGFSNFLRQMLGRNGNIWQQLLAFNIGIELGQLLIVGILLVAGFLIMNLFRAKKRDWIMVLSSAAAGIALILMMETSIF; this is encoded by the coding sequence GTGTCATCTGTCTTCTATACCTATATTGAACTGGGTTTTCATCATATTTTTGATTTTAAAGCCTACGATCACATGCTTTTCCTGCTGGCCTTGAGTGCCATTTATACTTTGCAGGACTGGAAGAAGGTACTTGCCCTGGTGACAAGTTTTACTATCGGGCACAGCATAACACTGGCGCTGGCTACCTTTAACATCATCAAGTTCGATACAGCACTTATTGAGTTTCTGATACCAGTTACCATACTTTTTACCTGCATCACAAACTTCTTTAAGCTGAAGGGTGCTGCTACCAAACAGAGAACCATACTGTCGCTGCACAACCTGATGGCTGTGTTTTTTGGCCTGATCCATGGCATGGGCTTTTCTAACTTCCTGCGCCAGATGCTGGGCCGCAACGGTAATATTTGGCAACAGCTGCTAGCCTTTAACATCGGCATCGAGCTCGGGCAGCTCCTTATTGTAGGTATACTTCTGGTAGCAGGATTCTTGATCATGAACCTGTTCCGAGCCAAAAAACGCGACTGGATTATGGTGCTTTCCAGTGCAGCAGCAGGAATAGCATTGATATTGATGATGGAAACCAGTATATTTTAA
- a CDS encoding DUF5004 domain-containing protein has translation MRSLFTTIAIFILCSFSSFAPKEQQTAYSIVGSWRLVDMQIGDDKEAKEKSDIENTLHQSTMRLVFEESGQFRMELDTDGRGLSGGYYYDAESQVLSIRYGTHIDTALVTWDGKDRMIHATQDGTTTTTMERVTE, from the coding sequence ATGAGATCACTCTTTACCACCATCGCCATATTTATACTTTGCTCCTTCTCTAGCTTTGCTCCTAAAGAGCAGCAGACAGCCTATTCTATTGTTGGAAGCTGGAGGCTGGTAGACATGCAAATTGGTGATGACAAAGAGGCAAAAGAGAAAAGCGACATTGAGAACACTCTGCACCAAAGTACCATGCGGCTTGTGTTTGAGGAGTCTGGGCAGTTTAGAATGGAGCTGGATACAGACGGCAGAGGCCTGAGCGGCGGCTACTACTACGATGCAGAAAGCCAAGTTCTCAGCATCCGCTACGGCACACATATAGATACCGCCCTGGTTACCTGGGACGGGAAAGACAGAATGATACACGCCACCCAAGATGGCACCACCACCACTACTATGGAGCGGGTGACAGAATAG
- a CDS encoding STAS/SEC14 domain-containing protein: protein MIEILPETRNNMLAVRISDELTVDDFDQYRNLLRDLMQRYKEAHLFYEMVNVDWVQPVAAIENGMFDVIHGLDYGRVAMVGEKKWQEWAAKLISPVKKKGVRYFDLAEREQAMKWVQEGE, encoded by the coding sequence ATGATAGAAATTTTGCCTGAGACACGCAATAATATGTTAGCGGTGCGGATAAGCGATGAATTGACTGTAGATGACTTTGACCAATACAGGAACTTGCTCCGCGACCTGATGCAGCGCTATAAGGAGGCACACTTGTTTTATGAGATGGTGAACGTGGACTGGGTGCAGCCTGTTGCAGCTATTGAGAATGGTATGTTCGATGTGATTCATGGCCTTGATTACGGCCGTGTCGCCATGGTAGGAGAGAAGAAATGGCAGGAGTGGGCGGCAAAGCTTATCAGCCCAGTGAAGAAGAAAGGTGTGCGCTACTTTGATCTTGCTGAGCGGGAACAGGCCATGAAGTGGGTGCAGGAGGGAGAGTAA
- a CDS encoding lactonase family protein: MIKLPNLIRQKLVSRTALGLTIFSLALAGCNTSGEQQETATATTSEPETMNTALVYVGTYADPDAESIFLYSLNSETGELTRVSGFKAGANPSYLALDNTGKHLYAVNETTEYEGEQSGAVSAFTVGEENKSLTLLNKISSKGGAPCYISLFDNTVLVANYMGGNVVALPVLEDGKLGEATSVQHKGTGLNKQRQEAPHAHYIAPSPDGKYSFAIDLGADKVFGYKVENGKLVKNDPFVAYASEAGSGPRHLAFHPNGEYAFLLHELNSTMTALAYDAAKGTFTEIQTLPTLPADFKENNQPAAVKVSPDGKFLYGSNRGHNSIVVYAIEEGTGKLTLVQHVSTGGDWPRDFTIDPTGNVLLIANERSNNITTFKVDKATGKLTATGHEAQVHKPVNLVFK, from the coding sequence ATGATAAAACTCCCTAACCTAATCCGTCAAAAGCTGGTAAGCAGAACTGCGCTGGGCCTGACTATTTTTTCATTGGCTTTAGCCGGATGTAACACGTCCGGTGAGCAGCAGGAGACAGCCACTGCAACAACCTCAGAACCTGAAACTATGAATACAGCCTTGGTATATGTAGGCACCTATGCCGATCCGGATGCTGAAAGCATTTTCCTGTACAGTCTGAACTCAGAAACAGGCGAACTGACGCGTGTAAGCGGTTTCAAGGCCGGAGCAAATCCTTCTTACTTAGCTTTGGATAATACAGGCAAGCATTTATATGCTGTAAATGAAACAACAGAATATGAAGGGGAGCAAAGCGGCGCTGTAAGTGCCTTTACCGTTGGAGAAGAAAATAAGAGCCTGACGCTACTGAACAAGATATCATCTAAAGGAGGTGCCCCATGCTATATCTCCCTATTCGACAACACTGTGTTGGTAGCCAATTACATGGGAGGTAACGTAGTTGCTTTGCCAGTGTTGGAAGATGGAAAACTAGGAGAGGCAACTTCGGTACAGCACAAAGGCACCGGGTTAAACAAACAACGACAGGAGGCGCCGCACGCGCACTATATAGCCCCGTCGCCTGACGGGAAGTATAGCTTTGCTATAGACCTGGGTGCAGATAAAGTATTTGGCTACAAAGTAGAGAACGGAAAACTGGTGAAGAACGATCCGTTTGTTGCCTACGCTTCAGAGGCCGGCTCAGGTCCGCGCCACCTGGCCTTCCACCCGAACGGGGAGTATGCATTCCTGTTGCATGAGTTAAACTCTACCATGACGGCTCTTGCCTACGATGCTGCAAAAGGCACCTTCACTGAAATTCAAACTTTACCAACCCTGCCTGCTGATTTCAAAGAAAACAATCAGCCTGCTGCTGTTAAAGTATCGCCGGATGGCAAGTTTCTGTATGGCTCTAACCGTGGCCATAACAGCATAGTGGTCTATGCTATTGAAGAGGGCACAGGCAAACTAACGCTTGTGCAGCACGTAAGCACCGGCGGCGACTGGCCACGCGATTTCACCATAGACCCTACCGGTAATGTGCTGCTTATCGCGAACGAGCGCTCTAATAATATCACTACCTTTAAAGTGGACAAAGCGACAGGTAAGCTGACTGCTACTGGCCATGAGGCGCAGGTGCATAAGCCTGTGAACCTGGTGTTTAAATAA
- a CDS encoding M1 family metallopeptidase, whose product MRNILAGLALVGLVAGPLAVLAQDTKFAQLGQELPTPNTYRTASGAPGHQYWQQRADYNIQVELDDEKQAVTGSETITYTNNSPDVLTYLWVQLDQNIFEPNSMSNLTETAELKKDVSLRAVEYMTREKFDGGFKISKVADRGGKALKYTINNTMMRIDLPSPLKPNQSFTFNIDWKHNINNQKTLGGRSGYEYFPEDDNYLYEMAQWFPRMAVYDDVNGWQHKQFLGSGEFALPFGDYKVSITVPADHIVAATGELQNASQVLSSTHQKRWAQAAKSDKPVVIVTQEEATKAEKTKAKNKKTWVYSAKEVRDFAWASSRKFIWDAMNVKVAGKNVLAMSYYPKEANPLWGQYSTEAVAHTLEVYSKHTIDYPYPVAISVHGPVGGMEYPMLSFNGYRPEPDGTYSDRIKYGLISVIIHEVGHNFFPMIINSDERQWTWMDEGLNTFMQYLAEQEWERNYPSRRGEPQDIVEYMKSAKNTQVPIMTNSESVLQFGNNAYGKPATALNVLRETVMGRELFDYAFKEYSKRWAFKHPMPADFFRTMEDASGVDLDWFWRGWFYTTDHTDIAMTDVKWYTIDSQDPAFVNAQLREQQNKAPKTLSQQRNLTDIKKTRVELRPELNDFYNNYDPLATTAADEQAYRQFLTQLTPEQKEKLNSALNFYEVSFENLGGLVMPLIVRMAYEDGSEEVVNIPSEIWRYNNDQITKVFITEKPVVSFELDPYLQTADTDLSNNAFPRKVTPSRFEIFKQQNSRMNPMQRERATSGNSNSNNSGQ is encoded by the coding sequence ATGAGAAATATTTTAGCAGGTTTGGCCTTGGTTGGCTTAGTGGCAGGCCCTTTAGCGGTGCTGGCACAAGACACCAAGTTTGCCCAACTGGGGCAAGAGTTGCCAACCCCTAACACCTACCGTACTGCATCGGGTGCTCCTGGCCACCAATACTGGCAGCAGCGCGCCGACTACAATATTCAGGTAGAACTAGATGACGAGAAGCAGGCTGTCACCGGCTCCGAAACCATCACTTATACTAATAATTCGCCGGATGTACTGACGTACCTGTGGGTGCAACTGGATCAGAACATCTTTGAGCCAAACTCGATGAGCAACCTGACGGAGACGGCAGAGCTGAAGAAAGATGTATCGCTGCGTGCCGTAGAGTATATGACGCGCGAGAAGTTTGATGGCGGCTTTAAGATCAGCAAAGTAGCAGACCGTGGCGGAAAGGCGCTGAAGTATACCATCAACAACACGATGATGCGTATAGACCTGCCTTCACCACTGAAGCCCAACCAAAGCTTCACGTTCAACATCGACTGGAAGCACAATATCAACAACCAAAAAACGCTGGGCGGCCGTTCAGGCTACGAGTATTTCCCGGAGGATGATAACTACCTCTACGAAATGGCGCAGTGGTTCCCACGCATGGCTGTTTACGACGACGTGAATGGTTGGCAGCACAAGCAGTTCCTGGGTAGTGGCGAGTTCGCCCTCCCGTTCGGCGACTATAAAGTAAGCATTACTGTACCTGCCGACCATATTGTTGCTGCCACTGGCGAGCTTCAGAATGCCAGCCAGGTACTTTCTTCCACTCACCAGAAGCGTTGGGCGCAGGCTGCCAAGAGCGATAAGCCGGTGGTAATCGTAACGCAGGAAGAAGCTACTAAAGCTGAGAAAACCAAAGCGAAGAACAAGAAGACGTGGGTATACTCTGCTAAGGAGGTTCGCGACTTCGCCTGGGCCAGCTCCCGTAAGTTTATCTGGGATGCCATGAATGTAAAGGTGGCCGGCAAAAACGTGTTGGCAATGTCTTACTACCCTAAAGAGGCCAACCCGCTTTGGGGACAATATTCTACAGAGGCCGTTGCGCACACTTTAGAAGTGTACTCTAAGCACACCATCGACTATCCGTATCCTGTGGCAATTTCAGTACACGGTCCGGTAGGTGGTATGGAATACCCAATGCTTTCCTTCAACGGTTACCGCCCTGAGCCAGATGGCACATACTCTGACCGTATTAAGTATGGCTTGATTTCCGTGATCATCCACGAGGTGGGCCATAACTTCTTCCCGATGATCATCAACTCTGATGAGCGCCAGTGGACATGGATGGATGAAGGCCTGAACACTTTTATGCAGTACCTGGCAGAACAGGAGTGGGAGCGTAATTACCCATCTCGCCGTGGCGAGCCGCAAGACATTGTGGAGTACATGAAGAGCGCCAAAAATACGCAGGTGCCGATCATGACAAACTCTGAGTCGGTGCTGCAGTTTGGCAACAACGCCTACGGCAAGCCAGCCACTGCCCTGAATGTTTTACGTGAAACAGTAATGGGTCGTGAGCTGTTCGACTACGCCTTTAAAGAATACTCGAAGCGTTGGGCCTTTAAGCACCCGATGCCTGCTGACTTCTTCCGTACCATGGAGGATGCCTCTGGCGTAGACCTTGACTGGTTCTGGAGAGGTTGGTTCTATACTACCGACCACACCGACATTGCCATGACGGATGTGAAGTGGTATACGATCGACTCACAGGATCCGGCTTTTGTAAATGCACAGCTACGCGAGCAGCAGAACAAGGCACCTAAAACTCTGTCGCAGCAGCGCAACCTTACCGACATCAAGAAAACACGCGTAGAGCTGAGACCAGAACTGAACGACTTTTACAACAACTATGACCCTTTGGCTACCACTGCCGCTGATGAGCAGGCGTATCGCCAGTTCCTGACCCAGCTGACGCCAGAGCAGAAAGAGAAGCTGAACTCAGCCCTGAACTTCTACGAAGTTAGCTTTGAGAACTTGGGCGGTCTGGTTATGCCGCTAATCGTGCGTATGGCCTATGAGGATGGCTCTGAGGAAGTAGTAAACATTCCGTCAGAGATCTGGCGCTACAACAACGACCAAATCACTAAAGTGTTTATCACTGAGAAACCGGTAGTAAGTTTCGAACTAGACCCATACCTGCAAACCGCAGACACGGACCTGTCGAACAATGCCTTCCCGCGCAAGGTAACGCCTTCTCGTTTCGAAATATTC